The following DNA comes from Limnobacter sp. SAORIC-580.
CGTGCCAATTGGCGGGCAGCATTTCACGCGCACTTATTCAATCAGCTCAGCGCCGGAACGCAATGATGGCTGCTTCACCATTACGGTGAAAGCCATCGACAACGGCCGCATGTCGCACCACCTGGTGCGCAAGCTGAAAGTGGGCGATTACGTGCCGATTGGTGTACCGCAAGGCGACTTTTACCTGCCCGATGCACAGCCTGTGCTGCCCCTGTTTATTACTGCGGGCAGCGGCATTACACCGATTATGAGTATGCTGCGCAGCCTGGTGCTGCAAGAGCGCATGCCCAACACTGTGCACATTCACTATGCGCCCCACACTTACGACGTCATTTTTGGGCGTGAACTGAAAGAAATTGCTGACAGGCAAAAGCTGTACACCTTGAACCTGGTGCACACCCGTGAGCCTGGCCAGAAACCTGAAGACATTACCGGCAAACGCCCCCACTTTTCCAAAGAGCAGCTCGAGCAACTTTGCCCCGACTGGCGAAAACGCGACGTGTACGCCTGTGGGCCGCAAGCCATGCTCGATTCAATCGAGAAACTTTACGAATCCGAAGGGCTAAGCCGCCAGGTGCACACCGAACGATTCCGCGCCCAACTGGCAGGCGTTCCCACCGAGGTGAAAACGGGCGTGGTGAAATTTCTGAACAGCAATGTGAGCGCCAATTCAGACGGTGAAACCAACCTGCTTCGCTTGGCCGAAGATTCGGGCTTGAACCCGGAACACGGCTGCCGAATGGGCATTTGCCACGGTTGTGATGTGAAACTGGCCAGCGGCTGTGTGCGCGATTTGCGCACGAACGCACTGATCAATGAAACAGGACAAGTGATTCAGATTTGCGTGTGTGCCGCGGTGGGCGACGCAGAAATTGAAGTGTAAGTAACACGGGAAGCAGGAGACACAACATGGGCATGCCAAAACATTTGAGCGCCAGCGACATTGAAGAATTTGGTCGCGAAATGGACGCCATACGCAATGAAATCGCAGACTCGCTGGGCAGCAAAGACCGCGCCTACATTCTCTCGGTCATCAAATGGCAGCGAAGCCTGATGCTGGCCGGGCGTATTGTGGTGTTTCTCAGCTTTTTCCTGTTGCCCATGAGCGACTGGACCTTCACAGGCTGGCCACAATTCTGGGCAGTGCTTCTGCTGGGCGCGGTGATGCTGGGCGTGTCGAAAAGCATTGAGAATATGGAATTGGGCCACAACATCATGCATGCCCAGTTCGACTGGATGCGCGACCCCAATATTCAATCCAACACCTGGGAATGGGACAACGTTTGCCCTTCTGACCAGTGGAAACACAGCCACAATGTGGTGCACCACACCTGGACCAATGTGCACGGCAAAGACCCCGACATTGGCTACGGCGTGCTGCGGGTTACCGACGACCAACGCTGGCATGCCAAATACCTGTTCAACCCGGTGATTAACTTTGTGTTGATGATGATGTTTCAGTGGGGCGTAGCCCTGCACGACCTGGAGGCCGACAAGCTGCTGGCAGGCAAAAAGAGTTTCAAAGAGATTATTCCCATGCTGAAACGAATCGGCTGGAAAGTACGCCACCAGTTGTTGAAAGACTACGTATGCTGGCCGGTTCTTGGTGCAGCGGTCACGGTACCGGTCACTGTATTTTTTGGGTTTGATGTAGTGAATATTGCCTTGGCTGGTTTCGGCTTCACCATTGTGGCCAACCTGATCGCCAACGGCATTCGCAACATTTGGTCGAATGTGATTATTTTCTGCGGCCACTTCCCG
Coding sequences within:
- a CDS encoding ferredoxin reductase, with the translated sequence MQSEAGSAQLNNSLIKRVAGLVTKVSDAFAFPLRTSHYIELVNPLWSTHALQARVEAVWDETSDSRTITLRPGLNWRSHRPGQHLRIGVPIGGQHFTRTYSISSAPERNDGCFTITVKAIDNGRMSHHLVRKLKVGDYVPIGVPQGDFYLPDAQPVLPLFITAGSGITPIMSMLRSLVLQERMPNTVHIHYAPHTYDVIFGRELKEIADRQKLYTLNLVHTREPGQKPEDITGKRPHFSKEQLEQLCPDWRKRDVYACGPQAMLDSIEKLYESEGLSRQVHTERFRAQLAGVPTEVKTGVVKFLNSNVSANSDGETNLLRLAEDSGLNPEHGCRMGICHGCDVKLASGCVRDLRTNALINETGQVIQICVCAAVGDAEIEV
- a CDS encoding fatty acid desaturase family protein, which translates into the protein MGMPKHLSASDIEEFGREMDAIRNEIADSLGSKDRAYILSVIKWQRSLMLAGRIVVFLSFFLLPMSDWTFTGWPQFWAVLLLGAVMLGVSKSIENMELGHNIMHAQFDWMRDPNIQSNTWEWDNVCPSDQWKHSHNVVHHTWTNVHGKDPDIGYGVLRVTDDQRWHAKYLFNPVINFVLMMMFQWGVALHDLEADKLLAGKKSFKEIIPMLKRIGWKVRHQLLKDYVCWPVLGAAVTVPVTVFFGFDVVNIALAGFGFTIVANLIANGIRNIWSNVIIFCGHFPAGVHHFTKEEVEGETRAAWYVRQLLGSCNITGGKLFHILSGNLSHQIEHHLFPDIPANRYAEMSPRVQALAARYGLPYNKGSFTRQFGTTTWNIWRLSLP